GAGAACAAATCACTTCAAGAAAAGGCTTCCAATAATACTGTTGCCGAGAAAAACTCTTCACTcgatattattaatgatggTGATGGAAAAACTGTTATAACCAATTCTAactttaatgattttttaGAAGACGAGAATATTCCATTGAGCCAGTCACGTAGACCTACAGTTCCAGAAAAGAAATCGATAAGAGCAAGAAGCAAGTTTGATGCTGCTCCTTTAGATTATCAGACGAATACCGACGAAATAAAGGATGCTGAAGAAAATACCGTAAGCACGGCTCTCAAAGATTTGGATATTGCTGAAGTAGAGCACGAAATCGATGGACGTACTTAGAAGGTACCTGAATTGCCTATGAGTACTTCTAAACTAGGTGAGaataagaatgaaaataGCAAAAAAGTGAACAAAGGTCCATCTTTACGACATGATCCCTCAAATGATAAACAGATATCTTCTGAGGGGTTAATAAAAGGTGAAACTCCAAAAAAAGAACGTCCCTTAAAGATGGAGGAGCCGGAAAGTTTAGGTCCTCCGGAAAGATACCTGTATAAGTTTGATGGGAAAAATTATGTTAATAAGAAAAGTGGGTTAGTAGTATCGACAGGAGAGTTCATAAGGGCCCATTACGAATGGCTCGGAAAAACTAGTGCGTCATCTAACCACAGCGATACTAATTTAGGTCCCTTAGAGATTGATGATCTTATCAGAGTAGAATCCCAGTTTGCGGCAAAAATATTAGGCAAACCACCCATGTCGAAACATTATCTTCATACCTTcgaatttttctttatgGAATTTCTCTGGGAGGAAAGTCTTATCGATAAAGGGTTAGAGGTGGAGGATAGCGATGCTAATGTTAAGTTTCACCGGTTATTATACGAACTAGTTGTGTTCTGgagaaattattcaaggAAAGAGAGAAGAATACCAAATTTCACCATGTTGCATGCTGTTAAGGAGTTGGAGTGCTTTAGAATTTATATCAAGAAATCGGTCGCATGGCTATATCAGCATACGAAGGAAGTGAAGCCTCTGTTACTAGCAACACGAAAGAGGTCAGAGGAAAAAGATGTCGAGTGGGGGTTCCCCGATTGGAAACAAGTACCTTCCCTAGAAATGGATGGAATAGACGAATTTAATATCGATAGTAAGTTGAATGAATTACTAGCAGTAGGAAAAGGATTGAGATCCGGATAAAATATTCAGcttataaatatttaaattgtAATTGCCTGTCTATCAGTAGCTTGTTAGACATGGTATGTATTCTATTACCCGCTCGCTCAttgtgaaaaatttgacaTATATGTAGAGAGATGAGAAGATTAGCCTGTCTTCAAGATGCTAACAATAACAGATCAACAGTCTTCAGAGTACTCTccaattcaagaaaatagGGATATATGTTACTTGACTTGAATGTAGAATGGCCTCAAAAGTCCTTTGTGGAATCTGTTGATGAGAAGGATATATCTCGTGTTAGGGCCACATTAGGTACATTATTTACACTTGGTTATACGCATGTTGCATTGAATTTTACGGTGAGTCACAGTGAAAAGTTTcctaataatattaatgaGATGAATAAGATGCAAATACAGGAGAATTTTGGTGAATTTATGAAAGAAACAGGaatgaaaatatattcaagaGTAACGTTAATTATAGATGATCCGTCCAAGGGACAATCATTATCTAAAATCTCACAGGCATATGACATAGTTGCTGCCTTACCAATAAGTGAACGTGGACTTACTTTGGCTACAACGAGTTTAGAAATTGATATATTGACTTTTAACTATGGACAACAATTCCCCACATTTTTGAAGCATAAAAGTATTTGCAACTGTGTGAATCGTGGTGTAAAAGTCGAAATAGTTTATGGATATGGGTTAAGAGATATTCAAGCGAGAAGGAGATTTATT
The sequence above is a segment of the Naumovozyma castellii chromosome 8, complete genome genome. Coding sequences within it:
- the RPP1 gene encoding RNA-binding RNA processing protein RPP1 (ancestral locus Anc_5.332), whose product is MLLDLNVEWPQKSFVESVDEKDISRVRATLGTLFTLGYTHVALNFTVSHSEKFPNNINEMNKMQIQENFGEFMKETGMKIYSRVTLIIDDPSKGQSLSKISQAYDIVAALPISERGLTLATTSLEIDILTFNYGQQFPTFLKHKSICNCVNRGVKVEIVYGYGLRDIQARRRFIQNVRSVIRSSRSRGIIISSGAQNALECRNIIGVSSLIKTLGLPSDKCSRAMGQLAALVLLNGRLRNKSYKQTIVVGGGDTNVVDDLNGINSTKIIKIVKRNLPDDVASLDDKSNKKPRV
- the NCAS0H01560 gene encoding uncharacterized protein (ancestral locus Anc_5.333) — translated: MSTSKLGENKNENSKKVNKGPSLRHDPSNDKQISSEGLIKGETPKKERPLKMEEPESLGPPERYLYKFDGKNYVNKKSGLVVSTGEFIRAHYEWLGKTSASSNHSDTNLGPLEIDDLIRVESQFAAKILGKPPMSKHYLHTFEFFFMEFLWEESLIDKGLEVEDSDANVKFHRLLYELVVFWRNYSRKERRIPNFTMLHAVKELECFRIYIKKSVAWLYQHTKEVKPLLLATRKRSEEKDVEWGFPDWKQVPSLEMDGIDEFNIDSKLNELLAVGKGLRSG